From the genome of Daphnia pulicaria isolate SC F1-1A chromosome 5, SC_F0-13Bv2, whole genome shotgun sequence:
aagaagaaaaatgttttgaacacggaaaaccaaaacaagaCTCAATAACCCCAATCATCTTCACACAGCAAAGACTTGGCAAATACCATCTGCAAGAGGCATGTATGTAATCGATATAGTTTTCAAACCCAATGCCCCCAAGATTTGCTAGTCGCCAACGTTTGTTCATGACATTCAATGTCACGAAATCGTGAAAAACGAtcgcaaataagaaaaacaacttggAACGAATTTAAACAAAGTAGGCTAGAGTTGGAATCAAGGTTGGAATAGTCACGAGATGACgtggaatatttttttgaaaggctAAACTCGGTGCAAATCATAGACGTCATCCTAAATGCGTGTTTGCTGATATTGCCAGAGTGCGCAAAACGAATTATGCTTGCACAGCGCTTGTGGGCTGGTCAGTTTTCCTTTATTAGTCATCGAGCGAACTGCTCGATTGGTCAGTGGAATTCACTCCAGTGCAAAACAAATAGTTGATAGCAGACGATGGCTGgatggttttaaaaaaggacTGAAGGCCGATGACCTTCAATATTGGTCTCATGACGTTAGTTGGAGTTGGCATTAGATTTCTAATGCCATTTCTGGCTTCTTTTTTAGTCCAAACTTTTCCATGGCTTCGCGAGTAAAAACTAACGTCGCAAAGTCGTTTCTTTTGCGCATAGCTTAATAGGTCCTGCTGTAAATTTCATTCCAGTCGGGTTTACTGTGCTGTACTGTTGTTCATCTCGTTTTTTGCCGCCCTTCGCCTCTATCGAAACCGACGGTCGCTTTTGCCTTATCAAACCTTGTGTGGTTTAGGGAGATAATCGGCCGTCCGTGATTTCGTCAGTTGAGTGGTTATAGAATGAGAGTAGGACTGATTTGGATTTTAGTTACTCACACAACTGTTTATCTCATCACCTAGAGCTAAAGTGCTTTGAGTAATGACAATAAgtcaacatttaatttatttttcttcctctgttTACGACTAACTTAATGCTTTTATTCTCACTGTAGACACCCCAGTTATTAGAGAAGAAATGGATGTTCCTAAGCAGAGAAATAAAGCTGTGACAAAAGTGTGCTTTGAAAGTTCGGAAAGCTTTGACAGTTCTTCTGTCTCAGACGATGAGCTTGATTCCACCTTCAACAAATATTCCTGCACACCTCCTAGCCGGCAGAACATTAAAGGAATGCAAAAAAGAAGGGAGCTGAGGATACTGAACTCACCCAAACTGTCACtggaaaaattagaaaatgataaaaaggacaaaacaacaacacataaGTGGCAACAAAGAGAAACAAGCAGACAACGAGGttctgaaagaaaaatgaagtggATTACAACTTCCAGTAATGGAGGGACCTTAAATACAGGAGAAACCATGTCAGTGGATGGCTATGCAAGTGAGGACGAAGCAAATTCTGATGTCAATGCTCCAAGCAACCAGGGAATTAAGGTAAGGTTGACCAAGTCTTTGAAATCAACTTCAGAATTTTGAATTATCAATTTTTCGTTTCAAATCAAGGTTGAAAGCCGAAATCGTTTCATGAGCCTGTGTTCCCGCTTGATCAAATTGCCGCGCAAAGTGAAAAGAACCGATTCTCTCCTCGCAAGCAAGCAGATCATATCTTGCCAAAATCGAgcagaatttcaaaattattttacggaTCTTATGAAATCGTCAGGGAATATCGAAAAAACCAATAATCACGAAACCCAAGAAAGGAGTGAAGAAGAACTTTTGTGGCAGAGTGAATTAAAAGGTaagccattttttttaaaataattgtagaAACTGTTCTATTACCTGCTAATGACTCAATAATTTTGAATGACGTTGGGCTTCACAGATCTTTTGTGGTTGGAACTACAAGCTTGGATATCTGACAGAACCCCACAAGAACAAGACAGCTATCTTTATGTCCAGCGCAAGAAAATTCCAGACATTTTGAACAGAATAATGGAGTACCGGTTCGAGCCTTTTTACGCTCCTTCGTCAGAGTGTTCGCAGTTTAGTGGAGCCTCATCGCTTCACGAAGCAGTAACGCCCATTATTCTCATCCTAGTTTTACACAGTTTAATTAGTTCTCGTAAATAATCACTGCGGATTTTCCTTCATGTAGTTGGGATGCCCCGGGTGTTTGGACGCGTTCTGTGAGATGTGCTCTCTCAACCAAAGCAAAGCCTTATACGAAATTTCGACGCTATTAAAAGAGCTGGAAAACGTGGAAGAGCTCTACCCTTCTGGTCGCGCGCTCGGCATTGATTATCCTCTATACAGTAGCAACGAGTTTAATGATCGGATCAAAGCAATCGTCTGCTGGTACAACGTGACTTGTTTGCTACAACTGAAAATCGATATTATCGGTCACATGCTTGTATCACTTGGCTCCAAAGGGCTTCCTTGGCCCACATGGCCGCCTTGGCCAATCAACGATGGTATGTATCGGGCTTCTTCATGCTGAAACATTTTCGCATCCTGACGTCCTTTTCCCAATCACTTCCTgcttttttttagaagaacGCGATGGTGAAGAAATCAATACCGACAGGGAAAAAGCTAATCCAGAGTTAAATAGTTATACATCTACCTGTTCCGATATGCCAAGCCCGCCGatacttttaaataaaactaaagtgCTCAGGAGAGAGAAATCGCGCGTTCAATTCTTCATTGAGAATGATCCTCCAACCGCCAATCGTCCTAATGACCGACAACGATTGGAGGACAGCCCAACGGAATCTTGGAAGAGCGAATATTCTGGAACTGATTTGCGTCAGTTAAAATTACATTCactagaaattttattttgttaaattgatcttgaccatttattttttattacagctgAAGCGGATGCTGAGTTAAAACATCTATTCGTTAAGGAACCCCATCTTCAAAGGGACGAGGAAATTGATAATCCTTCCAAACCAGAAACTTTGCGCCTGGATAGTTATAGCGCAGCATCTGAATCGGATTTAGAATGCTGTAGATCTGGAGGCTTAGAAACCCCAGACGGCCGTTTGCTATACCGACATTACATTGAAAGAGCTCTGAAGAATAAAGGATTGCGAAAAATGCTCCGGTATGTaacattttcgttttcatACAAAACATTCCTTTGTTTTAATGACGGCATATGCTTTCGGTTTTAGTTGGATTGTTATCATCCATCGTGTCGGTATGGTGAGAGCAAAAGAATCGCTATTGAAACCAGATCAGTACAAGGGAAGCAGTTGTTCGTCCTCGCCTTACTTGTATGAAGATTCAGGACAACTGGGTGGTGATTGCCGTCCGAATACACCGGAACTTACAGAACTCCGTCGTTACGGAGCTTGGTCTGTAGAGATCCAGTCGTTGAAATTGCCCCAGTACCGAACGCTGTACCTCTTCCTTTGTCGAATGCCAATGGATGTAATTAGGGAATCTTTATGCATTCGCTTGGAGCAAAAACCAGCTGAGCCGTCGGCCCTTAGTATTCGTCAATTGATGCAAGAGTTTAAGGTTTGCCTACTGTTGCCAACATATTGCCATTGATTTTGCATTATTTTTGTGATAATTACAGGAAGGATTGAAAGTCGGAGTAATTTGCAAGCAAAAGTATCGCAGAGACGTGCATTCCGTTGTCCCCACTGATTACGACGTGACGCTACACAGTGCCCTAGAAAAGGAGTTTAATGAGATACTCAAATTGACGTTAAGTGTgagtttaaaaatagaaaagatgtGCATTATTATTTACGTAAAATAATTGTGAATTTGTCTGATAGGCTTATCTAGATTATTTAAAGCGATGGGTGTGCATGGGATCGCCAACAAGTTCAatacagaaaaatattttggagtCGGAATGGAATTTCACACGATCAGTGTGTTCGGAAATCCCCGGTGGCGAGATGCTGGCCGGAAACGCATTCTGTGCAATAGCTTCATCCATGTTAAGTTCAACTGGTAGATACCTTCGTGAGGGAATCAACCGACGGATGGAATTTCAATCAGACACCAGTGGGTCTGATAATGAAGAGCGATCAGAAAAGTATGCAATCTTGATTAACCTATTCGAATGGTGTTGCTCATGTTCTCTTAATCTTTAAGGGATATGGCACTTACTATACTTCGGCGCATTCAGCGAGTCTTATCAGAAGCTCGTGATCAGTGCCTAAAAGCAGTTTCTGTTACCAAAATGATTCGAAGAGACTTGGAAGTAGCCGCCGAATTCGATATCAGTGTGCCACTCCCGGAACTCCTCCACCGACTCGCTATTACCGGCCACATACTTGTCGTTTTACCGCATAATGACAATTATGTGGTTTTCGTTCCAAGTATGTAGAATCTCGTGGGATCTTAAATTTcgcttttccccattttttttttttttcttttttacgaaTCAAAACTCtatggttattattattattattatttcagaaAGTCTCCGAAGTCATAGAGAGTACTTGCATTGTCTCCTGGATCTCTCCTCTCGTTCAGAACCACCTCCACCGTCCAGCGACAGTAAAGAAGAATCACTTCCCAATTATTCCCAAAGTAGCGAAGATGATGCAGGTATGTGATAGTCTTGCAAAAATGACCCTAAACAACCattgattcatttgttttgttagAGAACGAGGGCTACATGATACTACTTCAAACGCAAACTGCCGATGGAGAAACTATTGAAACTTTATGGAAGGGTGAAACAGTTCGCATTCGTGTACGCTTTCTTAATTTCATGCTGCATATGCgattgaatatttaaattctcgTTTATATTTTAGACGCTGCGAGACGATGCAATCCTCCGTTCTCATGTTCAGCGCGAAGTTTTGCTCTTAATTGTTTTCAACGCCATTCATCTATCAGCCAGGCGTCGTGAAGTACAAGAGTCTCTTGGTCCAGGTCTTGAATTACGCTACGAAAATAGGCCGTCCAACTATGTGGTTGCTGAATCTCTCCTTCAGCTCAAGGTacagtgttagtagaaaattgatttcattagTGTTTGTATAGTTAatgttttaatgttttatttttctagaatGAGGTGATCTGCTTAAGCCAAACCATCATTGAATCTATCGAAGAAGTGGTGAATAAGTGCAGTGTCCAACATCTAAACGTACATCTTCTAGACCCGCTGGAGCAGGCTCCACTGATAAGTCGTTGGAAAGAAGTGGTCCGCCATTGCTTCAAACTGGGCTTTGAATTTAACAAAGACGTACTACGTCTTGTTTCTGGCAAGCCTAACGTTGAGCTAGCCCTCAACGTAGTCAAACTAGCCAATCTGTGGATGAACTTTACCGTGAAGTACAGCGAACGCGGTCGTGGTCTCAGACCCAAATGGGCTACTCAGGTATATTGCAAATAATTGTCTTTGcattaaaaataaccaaaactcCTAACCTTTTACATATTTTGGAAAAGGGGTTAGAATTTCTCGTTACGGCCTGCGAGTCGGACATAACTTGTCATCTCCCCGACGAAGAATTTTGCAGAATGAAAGAGTCGATTAGTCAATGTGTTCATCACATCATCGGATCACTAGATCAAAGTTCTAAATTGCAAACTTCTTCTCCAGTCGTCCgccgattttcaaaaaattctagtatgtccctttttttttaaccaaggTAATCTCAATGCTAATAACcgacatttttttctcctccgtaGTGCCCGTCTTCCCGAGTAGTTTATCAGCAGAAACTCTTTCTCCTTTGAAAAGCCCGATGAGTTCAAGAAAGACGTCTCTTCAGTTTTCCAATGACGAACGACTTTCGAATTCGCTGCCTACTCTACCTCGACGGGATTCtggtaatcgatttttgagTTACGGTAGAATCGTGAATATCAATCTGTAATCGAATTCATTATGTAGCCGGAGATGTTTTGCCGTGGAAGGACCGTGTCTGCCGCTCTGTGCTTTTGATTGAATCACAGCGCGATGCTTCATTGGAGGAGGCTACATTGATTGGTCGCGTAGCCCGTCAAACCAAAGAAGCGAAATGGCATATCCGGCTCAAAAGCGTCCAGTTTTCTTGGCAACGTGGAGTCAAAATAGGTAAGAAAAGCTACTGATATTATAGTACCCATTGAAACACGTTTTGGCCTTTTTGGTACTGGTGCGTCTGTGTATTATTGTGTCAAAATGGGTTTCCCAGTTGGGTTTATAAGTCGGAAGACCAGGAAGAATAGTCGTCTCACGTTGTCCACCTGGGCCAGCCGGTTGGCAGTTAGTTGTAAAGCTTCTGTTTCTGCGTcagatatatatatgtatattttttttccgatcactccatctcctttttcttctttggcttCTGGCTTTGTTGATTCGGTAACTTTGGACCGAAAGTAGGTCGTCCCTGGTTACCAGGTGGAGCCGGTACTTGTGGAGATCGAGGCTTAACTGTAGTTCCGCCCGGTTGTGCACTTAGCACAACCGCATTGAAAAAGGGTCGAATCATAATTCTAGACTTCATTAAAGAGTATTGAGGCCCCTGGTAATCGTACCAGTACATCCCCTTGTATTCAAATTCTTGAGGTACGGGGCCGTTCAGATATTGCCCGTTTAAGTtgctgaaaaaaacaaacaggagAATTAACAAAccaatatttgtttcatttaagACGAAAAATACCTTGTATCGCATCCTCGATACCACCAACCTCCAGTGTGATCGCGAGCACAGTTTCCGTCTAACCATTGATCCTGATCGTTGTCTGCGGTAGAGAACTTCATGGATGTATGGTACGAGAGGGAATCACCCGCGTCACCCTCGTAGGTTCCCAGTAGGCGAATGTCGTAACCTTCAGCATCAGACCCAATAGCAAAAGCGGTGTAGTGGGCAGTGGCTTGATTCAGACCGAAATCTGTCAGTTCGATTAAGAGCTCGTAGACCTGAAAGAAAATCGCTAATGAAATGAACAGACTCCCCAAAGTTTGCAATTTAATCTCACTCCTTGATTCGTAATCATGTGGATTTTTTCGAGACCCAGCCAGAATTCGGTGGCCATATTGCCAAATCCTTGTTTGTAATCATTCCAGCCCCgtagaaaattaattgaacCATCAAAGCGATTTTGAATAACCTATTAGACAAGCAGATATGGGAAACTATTACAACTGTTTTTGATCAATAGCCTTACCGTCCATCCTCCTCCGCGAGTTTCCATGTCACATTGAACAAAAAAGGGTGCAGAAGAAGATAATGGTTGAATCCGCTGGATTCCCGACATAAGGTGGCGCCCACCTTTATTAAGCGCATCGTGACAATCACGCGGTAAACTTGGTCGTTCTGTGGAGAGGTTAATAAAGGACCTCAATTATTAGTGTCTGGCAAAAGTTAATCAGTTTAATCTACCGGAAGGACAAGCGCCAGGTTGTATGAAATGTGAAAGAGTCCTGGCCGGTGTGGAATCTTGGCTCTTTAGTGCAGTAATTCCACGATGCAGATCTTGTTTTGTAGCGAAATCATCGCTCCGTTTTTCGACAATTCTAacagaaattcaattgaatgtcAGTCGCTTctgcttcttttttgttcgctATTCTAAAACAATTACTTGGTCAGGTTGGCCATAACACTGACGTTCTTGCTGATAAGTAACAGTTCATCCCGTAGGTTATTTGTTGTCGTTCTAAGACTGTTCATTCCAGCCAAGAGTACTTGAAGACGGGGAGCTGGAACGTCACTTTCCGTCACTGTTAGTTGCATAGGGTTATTTAAACAACatttaataattcaaagtagcgatttttttttgtctttttactTCTTGCCGGGGCTTGGGCTCCACCAGATTGTGTTATGATGTGTTTGAGCTCAGCCTGACCGGTACGAATAGCAACTGACTCGTCTCGCACCACATCTAGTAGAGTTTCAATTCGTCCAACATCGCTCTCTAATTGTTGCAGCCGCCTCGAAGTGTCGGCGGCCAGGTTGCGCACCGAGTCTCCGCGTTCTTGCATTTGTACTTCCACACGCGTTAAACTAattgaagataaaaaaaaaagctgttattGGTTTTGATGGATCTTATTAGATCCAAAGGACTGACCGGTAGTCAATTCCCTCTAGTTTGCGCAGTGTCTGAATTTGTAGCGATTCCATCGATGACAGCCTCTCTGTGATTCGCTGAAGGTGAGCCATGAGACGACCGCTGGTCAAGGGTGGGCCGCTCTCATCCGAAGTCTGACAACCATTCAATACTCcgttagcttgatttttaatgGATAACACATTCCAACGAATATACCGACGGGGTTGTGGCTGCCGGTATTGTCACCGTAGGCCAAACCAATCCTGGTTCGTGTTCAACATCGTTGAGAATACCTCCCGCTAATGTTGGACTTGGGGGAGTAGTTGAAACTCCTACTACGTTAGCTGGAAAACAGTTGTAGCATTTTTATACAATTATGTTTgggttatttgaaaaatgttacgTGCTTATTCTGGAACTCACAAGCCGGCCGTGGAGCGATCAAGTTGAAAGGCCGCGGCCTCCGCATTTCACTTGTATCCGATTCTTGACCTATCGGGTCGTCAGCTCGACCCTCTTCAGAACTGGTCCCTGAATCTTCATGTTGAGCTTCGATCCCAATGAAGTGAACACTTAACAGATACAATACCAAAGCCAAGTGTATTGCTCCGCTGCTGGTGCGACGTGCCAGCGCAGCAGAGGAGCGACCCATCTTCGGGACGGCCGTATCCAAACTAATCGCCCCTTTTCCAGTTTCGAGTTTCTATCTGCTGGTTTCGGTTGCGAGTTTCCACGCCTCGAATGTTTTGACTTGTGCCTGTCTGGCGTGCTATTTCCAGTATTTTGTATATAAGACGGTCGGTGCCAGATCGAAGGTTGTCTAGCGCATGCACGCCGTCTAGCAACCAAGGACCCAACCAGCAACGCCGGATGTTtacgttatttatttatactcattttcaaaatgagaATGGGCCTAAACAACAAACGGAGACGTTAGCTTGTAGGCGGCAGAGAGAaccgaaattgaaaatgtccaTTTATCTATTTGCGTCACCCTGACAGTTGCTCTCCACTCCGTGGAAGAGAAGCTATATTTACCAACGCGTTAAGCTAGAGACtccttcaaattcaagttagaagaatttcaatagctatatattttttttctgatgggTTTTCACAGGACAAGGACGTTTTGGCAAAGTTTACGTAGCTGTCAACAATAAAACTGGCGAATTGATGGCCATGAAAGAGATTGCATTACAGCCCAACGATCATCGGACCATTCGCAGTGTAGCGGATGAATTGCACATCTTTGAAGGCATCCATCACCCGCATCTCGTGCGTTACTACGGTTTGGAGATCCATCGAGAAGAAATGATCATATTTATGGAATTCTGTCCGGAAGGAACACTGGAGCATTTAGTTGCTTCAACTGAGACAGGTCTACCCGAAGAACTCATTCGACGTTTCACTCGACAACTTCTCGAAGCCGTCACTGTCTTACACGAAAATGGAATCGTGCATAGAGACATTAAGGGTATGTAATTAAAAACATTCGCCGTGATAAACTGGAACGTGAACTCTTATTTTATGTAAATTACTTGTTTCAGGTGCCAACATTTTTCTTACCGACGTTGGCAATTGTTTAAAATTAGGTGATTTTGGTTGTGCCGCTAAAATCAAATCGCAAACGACCATGTTTGGAGAACTGCAAGGTTTTGTTGGCACTCAAGgtaaaagaattttcattttcatatcaacaacaacaacaaaataactaaATTCTAATCCAAATTTATTAGCATTCATGGCTCCGGAGGTTTTTATGCATACGATGACTGAGGGCCACGGACGCGCGGCCGACATCTGGAGTGTGGGTTGTGTGGTGATAGAAATGGCAACAGGAAAAGTAATCGAAATCAGCGAGAGTGTTTGGAAAACtcataaaatgtttttccttttgcaCATTATAGAGGCCTTGGTATGAACTCGAATCAAATTACGCTATTATGTTCAAAGTTGGGATGGGAGAAGTACCTCCTACGCCACTTACGCTCAGTGAAGAGGGCCAAGCGTTTCTATCTCATCTTCTTCAACATGATCCGAAACAAAGAGAAAGCGCAGCTAATCTGCTTGAACACAATTTTCTAAAAGTAAGTCATTTTTAGTCATTCATCGTCAGAATCATTTTTGACCTTTCTGGTGATCATTAGGTCTATCAGGAAGACGACCCTTTATACTCTGCAGTGATTCGTCATCCGGTTTCTAGTTTATCGAAACGTTAGTCGTGCAACTGTTTAAAAAAGTTGTGATTTTGTGAACAACATAGTTCCTTGTATTGTCTATTATACATACATTCCTCCTATTATTATACTTCTCGTATATAAAATAATATTCGTTTGATTGAACGATTTCCCCCGTTAAAATAGTAGCATACGTATTTGATAGGATAATAATATAGGTAATATTacataatgaattttaaaaatatatatttcacattttttccttttttaaaacttatgaaattggatttttaataAGCAAATCTCACATTCATATACCCTTAAGTTGTTAATGTAAAAACCACCAAAGTCACTCGGATAAATGTCACAAATCACTAAATCAGACATCCTTCG
Proteins encoded in this window:
- the LOC124340985 gene encoding fibrinogen C domain-containing protein 1-like: MGRSSAALARRTSSGAIHLALVLYLLSVHFIGIEAQHEDSGTSSEEGRADDPIGQESDTSEMRRPRPFNLIAPRPASNVVGVSTTPPSPTLAGGILNDVEHEPGLVWPTVTIPAATTPSTSDESGPPLTSGRLMAHLQRITERLSSMESLQIQTLRKLEGIDYRLTRVEVQMQERGDSVRNLAADTSRRLQQLESDVGRIETLLDVVRDESVAIRTGQAELKHIITQSGGAQAPARMTESDVPAPRLQVLLAGMNSLRTTTNNLRDELLLISKNVSVMANLTKIVEKRSDDFATKQDLHRGITALKSQDSTPARTLSHFIQPGACPSERPSLPRDCHDALNKGGRHLMSGIQRIQPLSSSAPFFVQCDMETRGGGWTVIQNRFDGSINFLRGWNDYKQGFGNMATEFWLGLEKIHMITNQGVYELLIELTDFGLNQATAHYTAFAIGSDAEGYDIRLLGTYEGDAGDSLSYHTSMKFSTADNDQDQWLDGNCARDHTGGWWYRGCDTSNLNGQYLNGPVPQEFEYKGMYWYDYQGPQYSLMKSRIMIRPFFNAVVLSAQPGGTTVKPRSPQVPAPPGNQGRPTFGPKLPNQQSQKPKKKKEME
- the LOC124340788 gene encoding mitogen-activated protein kinase kinase kinase 4-like isoform X2, producing the protein MDVPKQRNKAVTKVCFESSESFDSSSVSDDELDSTFNKYSCTPPSRQNIKGMQKRRELRILNSPKLSLEKLENDKKDKTTTHKWQQRETSRQRGSERKMKWITTSSNGGTLNTGETMSVDGYASEDEANSDVNAPSNQGIKVESRNRFMSLCSRLIKLPRKVKRTDSLLASKQIISCQNRAEFQNYFTDLMKSSGNIEKTNNHETQERSEEELLWQSELKDLLWLELQAWISDRTPQEQDSYLYVQRKKIPDILNRIMEYRFEPFYAPSSECSQFSGASSLHEALGCPGCLDAFCEMCSLNQSKALYEISTLLKELENVEELYPSGRALGIDYPLYSSNEFNDRIKAIVCWYNVTCLLQLKIDIIGHMLVSLGSKGLPWPTWPPWPINDERDGEEINTDREKANPELNSYTSTCSDMPSPPILLNKTKVLRREKSRVQFFIENDPPTANRPNDRQRLEDSPTESWKSEYSGTDLPEADAELKHLFVKEPHLQRDEEIDNPSKPETLRLDSYSAASESDLECCRSGGLETPDGRLLYRHYIERALKNKGLRKMLRWIVIIHRVGMVRAKESLLKPDQYKGSSCSSSPYLYEDSGQLGGDCRPNTPELTELRRYGAWSVEIQSLKLPQYRTLYLFLCRMPMDVIRESLCIRLEQKPAEPSALSIRQLMQEFKEGLKVGVICKQKYRRDVHSVVPTDYDVTLHSALEKEFNEILKLTLSAYLDYLKRWVCMGSPTSSIQKNILESEWNFTRSVCSEIPGGEMLAGNAFCAIASSMLSSTGRYLREGINRRMEFQSDTSGSDNEERSEKDMALTILRRIQRVLSEARDQCLKAVSVTKMIRRDLEVAAEFDISVPLPELLHRLAITGHILVVLPHNDNYVVFVPKSLRSHREYLHCLLDLSSRSEPPPPSSDSKEESLPNYSQSSEDDAENEGYMILLQTQTADGETIETLWKGETVRIRTLRDDAILRSHVQREVLLLIVFNAIHLSARRREVQESLGPGLELRYENRPSNYVVAESLLQLKNEVICLSQTIIESIEEVVNKCSVQHLNVHLLDPLEQAPLISRWKEVVRHCFKLGFEFNKDVLRLVSGKPNVELALNVVKLANLWMNFTVKYSERGRGLRPKWATQGLEFLVTACESDITCHLPDEEFCRMKESISQCVHHIIGSLDQSSKLQTSSPVVRRFSKNSMPVFPSSLSAETLSPLKSPMSSRKTSLQFSNDERLSNSLPTLPRRDSAGDVLPWKDRVCRSVLLIESQRDASLEEATLIGRVARQTKEAKWHIRLKSVQFSWQRGVKIGQGRFGKVYVAVNNKTGELMAMKEIALQPNDHRTIRSVADELHIFEGIHHPHLVRYYGLEIHREEMIIFMEFCPEGTLEHLVASTETGLPEELIRRFTRQLLEAVTVLHENGIVHRDIKGANIFLTDVGNCLKLGDFGCAAKIKSQTTMFGELQGFVGTQAFMAPEVFMHTMTEGHGRAADIWSVGCVVIEMATGKRPWYELESNYAIMFKVGMGEVPPTPLTLSEEGQAFLSHLLQHDPKQRESAANLLEHNFLKVYQEDDPLYSAVIRHPVSSLSKR
- the LOC124340788 gene encoding mitogen-activated protein kinase kinase kinase 4-like isoform X1, with protein sequence MDVPKQRNKAVTKVCFESSESFDSSSVSDDELDSTFNKYSCTPPSRQNIKGMQKRRELRILNSPKLSLEKLENDKKDKTTTHKWQQRETSRQRGSERKMKWITTSSNGGTLNTGETMSVDGYASEDEANSDVNAPSNQGIKVESRNRFMSLCSRLIKLPRKVKRTDSLLASKQIISCQNRAEFQNYFTDLMKSSGNIEKTNNHETQERSEEELLWQSELKDLLWLELQAWISDRTPQEQDSYLYVQRKKIPDILNRIMEYRFEPFYAPSSECSQFSGASSLHEALGCPGCLDAFCEMCSLNQSKALYEISTLLKELENVEELYPSGRALGIDYPLYSSNEFNDRIKAIVCWYNVTCLLQLKIDIIGHMLVSLGSKGLPWPTWPPWPINDEERDGEEINTDREKANPELNSYTSTCSDMPSPPILLNKTKVLRREKSRVQFFIENDPPTANRPNDRQRLEDSPTESWKSEYSGTDLPEADAELKHLFVKEPHLQRDEEIDNPSKPETLRLDSYSAASESDLECCRSGGLETPDGRLLYRHYIERALKNKGLRKMLRWIVIIHRVGMVRAKESLLKPDQYKGSSCSSSPYLYEDSGQLGGDCRPNTPELTELRRYGAWSVEIQSLKLPQYRTLYLFLCRMPMDVIRESLCIRLEQKPAEPSALSIRQLMQEFKEGLKVGVICKQKYRRDVHSVVPTDYDVTLHSALEKEFNEILKLTLSAYLDYLKRWVCMGSPTSSIQKNILESEWNFTRSVCSEIPGGEMLAGNAFCAIASSMLSSTGRYLREGINRRMEFQSDTSGSDNEERSEKDMALTILRRIQRVLSEARDQCLKAVSVTKMIRRDLEVAAEFDISVPLPELLHRLAITGHILVVLPHNDNYVVFVPKSLRSHREYLHCLLDLSSRSEPPPPSSDSKEESLPNYSQSSEDDAENEGYMILLQTQTADGETIETLWKGETVRIRTLRDDAILRSHVQREVLLLIVFNAIHLSARRREVQESLGPGLELRYENRPSNYVVAESLLQLKNEVICLSQTIIESIEEVVNKCSVQHLNVHLLDPLEQAPLISRWKEVVRHCFKLGFEFNKDVLRLVSGKPNVELALNVVKLANLWMNFTVKYSERGRGLRPKWATQGLEFLVTACESDITCHLPDEEFCRMKESISQCVHHIIGSLDQSSKLQTSSPVVRRFSKNSMPVFPSSLSAETLSPLKSPMSSRKTSLQFSNDERLSNSLPTLPRRDSAGDVLPWKDRVCRSVLLIESQRDASLEEATLIGRVARQTKEAKWHIRLKSVQFSWQRGVKIGQGRFGKVYVAVNNKTGELMAMKEIALQPNDHRTIRSVADELHIFEGIHHPHLVRYYGLEIHREEMIIFMEFCPEGTLEHLVASTETGLPEELIRRFTRQLLEAVTVLHENGIVHRDIKGANIFLTDVGNCLKLGDFGCAAKIKSQTTMFGELQGFVGTQAFMAPEVFMHTMTEGHGRAADIWSVGCVVIEMATGKRPWYELESNYAIMFKVGMGEVPPTPLTLSEEGQAFLSHLLQHDPKQRESAANLLEHNFLKVYQEDDPLYSAVIRHPVSSLSKR